The Pyrenophora tritici-repentis strain M4 chromosome 3, whole genome shotgun sequence genome has a window encoding:
- a CDS encoding CactinC-cactus multi-domain protein yields the protein MSSREAPWNKDRQHLPQRNAPSSSIPAKRSADSQSHNSAAKRSTNAAEEAWVADEDRFVLQQAKKKAALRVKGGRARPVDWLAVTLRFIDPAEKSILDEEVEDHELDIVDPEGVLEGLDNQDLAELEKEIENYLTLETSKSNRDYWTSLKAICKDMRRKSRSDKAEARGTSSVAADIDQLLAPKTYEQLETLEVQVKKKLDSDEPIDYDYWEQLLRSLRVWKAKAKLRRVSQDIVKERLQTWRKQQAEAAASVQGNIYDMLRGGDETIEVQPTTVVYDAACDPEPLLKLRAEDKTLPQVEEKAFLENLAIERRKIQKAGYVPSQAKAEDRALQNSKSTTSQAVTTSASRFAPVETDDYSKATMALYEREVARGVEEGEEIFTGEEDVTTARPQWASSYQPRKPRYFNRVQMGYEWNKYNQTHYDHDNPPPKVVQGYKFNIFYPDLIDKTKAPTYKIERENGRKKGQSFAPAGEDDTCLIRFIAGPPYEDIAFRIIDKEWDYSAKRDRGFKSSFDKVCLGISYCGGFPLCSLCLAVSQAGLTLCRVSCNSISSLKRYTIESSRTPCR from the exons ATGTCGTCACGTGAAGCCCCATGGAACAAAGATCGCCAGCATCTACCTCAGCGCAATGCGCCGTCGTCATCCATTCCCGCAAAGCGCTCAGCCGATTCGCAAAGTCACAACAGCGCTGCAAAGCGGTCAACAAACGCGGCCGAGGAGGCATGGGTAGCCGATGAGGATCGCTTTGTGTTGCAGCAGGCCAAGAAGAAGGCGGCTCTGCGCGTCAAGGGTGGCCGTGCGAGACCCGTCGACTGGTTGGCCGTCACATTGCGCTTCATCGATCCTGCAGAGAAGTCGATTTTAGACGAGGAAGTCGAGGATCACGAGCTTGACATCGTAGACCCCGAGGGCGTACTGGAAGGGCTTGACAACCAAGACCTCGCAGAGCTGGAGAAGGAGATCGAGAACTACTTGACGCTAGAGACAAGCAAGAGTAATCGCGACTACTGGACT TCTCTCAAAGCCATCTGCAAGGATATGCGCCGCAAATCCAGATCAGATAAAGCAGAAGCACGCGGTACCAGCTCTGTAGCCGCCGACATCGATCAGCTCCTCGCCCCTAAAACGTACGAACAGCTCGAAACACTCGAAGTGCAGGTTAAAAAGAAGCTCGATTCGGACGAACCAATAGACTACGACTACTGGGAGCAACTGCTACGGAGTCTACGCGTATGGAAAGCAAAGGCGAAATTGCGGCGCGTGTCGCAAGACATTGTTAAAGAGCGACTGCAGACGTGGCGCAAGCAGCAGGCTGAGGCGGCTGCTTCAGTACAAGGCAACATCTACGACATGCTCCGAGGCGGCGATGAAACTATTGAAGTGCAGCCGACTACGGTCGTATATGATGCCGCTTGCGACCCCGAGCCATTACTAAAGCTGCGCGCTGAAGACAAAACACTGCCGCAAGTTGAGGAAAAGGCTTTCTTGGAGAACTTAGCTATTGAAAGACGGAAGATCCAAAAGGCCGGCTATGTGCCCTCACAGGCCAAAGCAGAAGACCGCGCTCTTCAAAACAGCAAGTCGACAACCAGTCAGGCCGTTACCACGAGCGCCTCAAGATTTGCACCCGTCGAGACGGACGACTATTCGAAGGCAACCATGGCCCTCTACGAGAGGGAAGTCGCGCGGGGTGTCGAAGAGGGCGAGGAGATATTCACTGGCGAAGAGGACGTCACCACTGCCCGCCCACAATGGGCTAGCAGCTATCAGCCTAGGAAGCCTCGCTACTTCAATCGCGTCCAAATGGGCTACGAATGGAACAAGTACAACCAAACGCATTACGACCACGACAACCCCCCACCGAAGGTCGTGCAAGGCTACAAGTTCAACATCTTCTACCCTGATCTCATTGATAAGACCAAAGCGCCCACCTATAAGATCGAGCGCGAGAACGGCCGCAAGAAAGGCCAGTCCTTCGCGCCGGCTGGCGAAGACGATACGTGTCTTATCCGATTCATCGCTGGTCCACCCTATGAAGATATCGCCTTCAGGATCATCGACAAGGAGTGGGACTACAGCGCCAAGAGAGATCGTGGCTTCAAGAGCAGCTTCGACAAGGTATGTCTTGGCATTTCTTACTGCGGGGGTTTCCCATTGTGCTCACTGTGTCTCGCTGTATCCCAGGCAGGGCTAACATTATGCAGGGTATCTTGCAACTCCATTTCCAGTTTAAAAAG ATATACTATCGAAAGTAGCCGTACTCCATGTCGTTGA
- a CDS encoding XLF domain containing protein: MSCWRVLKLSDEPGDKQVPQLLIKPAFHSDSYILHLTDLSNIWSEESDLDGIVNRASQEQSPIEVSKQDTAQLSILLHNIKKSLVNDDDAVCQMTRIDGNGITLHTSICLPEPLDRLTWKFYLKKRPSTVLENELILPLLVSSHIQHERINRLITTINSKDNAITRLADHFDSNNMDFAAAFPSIGGTKSGKRMIKREQAAKHIPALQSFREDAWRQETEQLRDSDVTTLGLFQEALAHSTPDVPIQLKSGDREQDWWTAVPTHLSSKTAAKRRTMSPPPIKPNDVVAGSSDEETEDEFENHEHFNTHTIATKPAEIPVPTPSSSPNGAQSTSEDSTEDEDDLDVPPMNGSQSQGRALQTSPGRKPSPKHSPLHKATDPPAAKTKVNTFRIGGKSKALIEPPPSATIVTGTDTHPDDLLPTRESVPPCSPPTQTITTLKKARKPFKIGGKGKDIDRETSQSAFRARQTQSPTVEPPSFPPLHEAVREPTPIKEVIEETPEEKAERRRAELKRKNGEAAKKLAQAKKKKRF; the protein is encoded by the exons ATGTCCTGTTGGCGCGTGTTGAAGCTTTCCGACGAGCCAGGAGACAAACAAGTCCCCCAGCTCCTCATCAAACCTGCATTTCATTCGGATTCGTACATACTGCATCTTACAGACCTGAGTAACATATGGAGCGAAGAGTCAGACTTGGACGGTATAGTGAACCGAGCTTCACAGGAGCAATCACCTATTGAAGTCAGCAAACAAGATACGGCGCAGCTTTCCATCCTCCTCCACAACATCAAGAAGTCCCTAGTCAACGACGATGATGCAGTGTGCCAAATGACTCGTATTGATGGCAATGGCATCACATTACATACGAGTATATGTCTTCCAGAGCCACTCGACCGCTTGACATGGAAGTTCTATCTGAAGAAGCGTCCCTCTACAGTTCTCGAAAACGAACTCATTCTTCCACTCCTTGTATCCTCGCACATACAACACGAACGCATCAACAGACTCATAACCACGATCAATAGCAAAGACAATGCAATTACTCGACTTGCGGACCACTTCGATTCCAACAACATGGACTTTGCTGCAGCTTTCCCTAGCATCGGTGGCACCAAGTCAGGGAAGAGAATGATTAAACGCGAGCAAGCGGCCAAGCACATTCCCGCATTACAATCTTTTCGAGAAGATGCATGGAGGCAGGAAACAGAGCAATTGCGAGATTCCGATGTAACTACACTAGGCTTGTTCCAGGAAGCGTTGGCCCACAGTACGCCGGATGTGCCGATACAACTGAAATCGGGAGATCGTGAGCAAGACTGGTGGACTGCAGTACCGACTCATTTGAGTTCTAAGACCGCCGCCAAGAGGCGAACAATGTCTCCACCGCCAATAAAACCAAATGACGTCGTGGCCGGGTCGAGTGACGAAGAGACAGAAGACGAGTTTGAGAATCACGAGCACTTCAAT ACTCATACCATCGCCACCAAGCCCGCTGAGATCCCAGTTCCAACGCCAAGCTCATCTCCAAATGGAGCACAGAGCACCTCAGAAGATAGTACCGAGGACGAAGATGACCTTGACGTGCCTCCAATGAACGGTAGTCAGAGTCAAGGACGCGCCCTACAGACGTCTCCAGGCCGGAAGCCATCACCAAAACACTCTCCACTGCACAAAGCAACAGATCCGCCAGCGGCAAAAACGAAGGTCAATACATTTCGTATCGGTGGCAAGTCGAAAGCACTAATAGAGCCACCACCATCAGCAACAATAGTTACAGGGACAGATACTCACCCGGATGATCTTCTGCCAACTAGAGAATCTGTACCTCCCTGTTCGCCACCCACACAAACAATCACGACACTGAAGAAAGCCCGAAAGCCATTTAAAATTGGTGGAAAAGGGAAGGATATAGATAGAGAGACTTCACAGAGTGCTTTCCGAGCTAGGCAGACGCAGTCTCCTACCGTGGAGCCCCCGTCCTTCCCACCGCTGCACGAAGCAGTGAGGGAACCTACTCCCATCAAGGAAGTAATTGAAGAGACGCCTGAAGAGAAAGCAGAGCGGAGACGAGCTGAGCTCAAAAGGAAGAACGGGGAAGCCGCAAAGAAGCTGGCACAagcaaagaagaagaagagattTTGA
- a CDS encoding L-PSP endoribonuclease family protein (Hmf1): protein MSDIKKVFTANACPRKFMGRGRGGVYVCVLVLIHSVAAGPYTQAIIAGPNVFVSGQIPADTKGNLIEGSIADKTKMCCENIKGILTEAGVAMERVVKVNVFLDDMANFAEMNSIYEQYFAHKPARSCVAVKQLPKGVPVEIECIAYNGMGHAKL from the exons ATGTCGGATATCAAGAAGGTTTTTACAGCTAATGCCTGTCCTCGTAAGTTCATGgggagaggaagaggaggggTGTATGTCTGTGTGCTTGTACTAATACATTCTGTAGCTGCTGGACCTTAC ACCCAAGCCATCATTGCCGGCCCCAACGTCTTCGTCTCTGGCCAAATCCCCGCCGACACAAAGGGCAACCTAATCGAAGGCAGCATCGCCGACAAGACCAAGATGTGCTGCGAGAACATCAAGGGTATCCTCACTGAAGCCGGTGTTGCTATGGAGAGGGTTGTAAAG GTCAACGTCTTCCTCGACGACATGGCAAACTTCGCCGAGATGAACTCCATCTACGAGCAGTACTTTGCCCACAAGCCCGCGAGGAGCTGCGTTGCAGTTAAGCAGCTGCCCAAGGGTGTGCCTGTCGAGATCGAGTGCATTGCGTATAACGGTATGGGCCATGCAAAGCTCTAA
- a CDS encoding Apt, Adenine-guanine phosphoribosyltransferase and related PRPP-binding protein → METAKASCNEYATIAPWSDFGASKKPDPTLQSNDHATSQGGLSTPHPSPAAELASLKSTLKASLRQFPDFPQPGILFEDIMPIFANPQLHEGLVRSLELAVSQQFGSAGKPDVVVGLDARGFLFGPSLALRLGASFVPVRKRGKLPGPCETAEYLKEYGSDFFQMQADAVKAGQKVLIVDDIIATGGSAAAAGLLVKKLGGETMGYLFIDEEPFLKGRDKLDAPVYTLLAKQEALKQ, encoded by the exons ATGGAGACGGCCAAAGCGTCTTGCAACGAGTACGCGACCATTGCGCCATGGTCGGATTTTGGCGCCAGCAAG AAGCCCGACCCAACTCTCCAGAGCAACGACCATGCCACCTCCCAAGGAGGACTCTCCACCCCCCATCCCTCCCCCGCCGCCGAACTCGCCAGTCTTAAGAGCACGCTGAAGGCCTCGCTCCGCCAGTTCCCGGACTTCCCGCAACCGGGAATCCTGTTCGAGGACATTATGCCCATCTTTGCGAACCCCCAATTACACGAGGGCCTGGTGCGCTCGCTCGAGCTGGCTGTTTCGCAGCAATTCGGATCAGCCGGCAAGCCCGACGTTGTTGTTGGACTGGATGCGCGGGGCTTCCTCTTTGGACCCAGCCTGGCCCTGAGACTGGGCGCGAGTTTTGTGCCCGTCCGGAAGAGGGGGAAGCTCCCGGGACCGTGCGAGACGGCTGAATATCTCAAGGAGTACGGGTCTGATTTCTTCCAAATGCAAGCCGATGCCGTAAAGGCGGGCCAAAAGGTTTTGATTGTTGACGACATTATTGCGACAG GTGGTTCTGCCGCAGCAGCCGGTTTACTCGTGAAGAAACTCGGCGGAGAAACCATGGGATATCTCTTCATTGACGAAGAGCCCTTCCTCAAGGGTCGCGACAAGCTCGACGCACCCGTATACACACTGCTTGCGAAACAGGAAGCGCTCAAGCAGTAA
- a CDS encoding PurM, Phosphoribosylaminoimidazole (AIR) synthetase encodes MATHIKIPCSSANIGPGFDVIGLALNLYLELQVTVTKKDASEHSLNCKITYEGVGAEDVPLVAQDNLITRTAVYVLRCHGIRNFPAETHVHVKNPIPLGRGLGSSAAAIVGGVFLANEVGNLKLSRARMLDYCLMEERHPDNVAAALYGGFVGTYLNELSPEDTERLEIPLSEVLPQPAGGVDTGLRPPEPPLNIGHYTKFNWSPTIKCVCIIPQFEVSTAKARAVLPESYSRKDAIFNMQRLAVLTTALGQPTPDPDMIYTAMQDKLHQPYRSGLIPGLTEILQSVTPQSHPGLLGICLSGAGPTILALATDNFDKIADHLLQEFKKEGITCDWKLLEPATEGTTVTHPSTTSQPAGEALTYASSGVSIDAGNQLVKQIKALTASTRRPGADGNIGGFGGLLDLQAAGYKEAPILVGAIDGIGTKVKIAFEMGKHDTVGIDLVAMNVNDLVVQGAEPLMFLDYYACSKLDVEGAAKFVEGVANGCRQSACALVGGETAEMPGIYQKGEYDAGGAAIGAIKQGATILPDTASMEEGDVLLGMASSGVHSNGFSLVRRIVEAQGMSYSDTCPWSSGENIGTALLTPTKIYVKPLLAATKEGLIKGMAHITGGGLLENIPRMLPKTLAAELDAKSWPLPAVFKWLKSAGRMEHTEFARTFNTGLGMVLVVSQEKVQKTIDLLQREKEEVYVVGCLKKKVDEDCIVTNMNVWG; translated from the coding sequence ATGGCTACTCATATCAAGATCCCTTGTTCTTCGGCAAATATTGGACCTGGCTTTGACGTCATTGGTCTTGCGCTCAACCTTTACCTTGAACTACAAGTCACAGTCACCAAGAAGGATGCGTCAGAACACTCTCTGAATTGCAAAATCACATACGAAGGTGTAGGCGCCGAAGATGTACCCCTTGTCGCACAGGACAACCTCATTACCCGCACTGCCGTATACGTCCTCCGCTGCCATGGCATTCGCAACTTCCCCGCCGAAACCCACGTACACGTGAAGAACCCGATACCGTTGGGAAGAGGATTGGGGTCTTCGGCGGCTGCCATCGTGGGGGGTGTATTCCTGGCAAATGAAGTAGGCAACCTCAAACTATCGAGGGCGCGCATGCTCGACTACTGCCTGATGGAGGAGCGACACCCAGACAATGTCGCAGCGGCGCTGTATGGAGGCTTTGTCGGCACCTACCTCAATGAGCTGTCGCCTGAAGACACGGAGAGACTTGAAATTCCCCTCAGTGAAGTTCTGCCACAGCCCGCGGGAGGTGTAGATACGGGTTTGCGACCACCCGAGCCTCCCCTCAACATTGGACACTACACAAAGTTTAACTGGTCGCCCACCATCAAGTGCGTATGCATAATACCGCAGTTTGAGGTGTCAACGGCAAAGGCGCGCGCAGTACTGCCAGAGTCGTACTCCCGGAAGGATGCCATCTTCAACATGCAGCGGTTGGCTGTCCTTACGACTGCGCTCGGACAACCCACACCAGACCCCGACATGATCTACACAGCCATGCAAGACAAACTCCACCAGCCATACCGCAGTGGCCTCATCCCCGGTCTTACCGAAATCCTACAATCCGTCACCCCCCAATCGCATCCAGGCCTGCTTGGAATCTGCCTCTCAGGTGCTGGACCTACTATACTTGCGCTCGCGACCGATAACTTTGACAAGATAGCAGACCACCTACTGCAAGAATTCAAGAAGGAGGGCATAACATGTGACTGGAAATTGTTGGAGCCGGCTACCGAGGGCACCACCGTGACCCACCCATCTACCACATCACAACCAGCCGGCGAGGCATTGACGTACGCGTCGTCTGGAGTCAGCATAGATGCGGGCAACCAGCTCGTCAAGCAGATCAAGGCCTTGACTGCAAGCACCAGGCGACCTGGAGCTGATGGAAACATTGGTGGCTTTGGTGGGCTGCTTGACTTGCAGGCAGCTGGCTACAAAGAGGCACCGATACTTGTAGGTGCTATTGATGGTATCGGCACAAAAGTCAAGATCGCTTTCGAGATGGGCAAGCACGACACTGTGGGTATTGATCTGGTCGCCATGAATGTCAACGACCTGGTAGTCCAAGGTGCAGAACCTTTGATGTTTCTCGATTACTACGCTTGCAGCAAGCTTGACGTCGAAGGCGCTGCAAAGTTTGTTGAGGGTGTCGCTAATGGTTGCCGACAATCTGCATGTGCTCTGGTCGGTGGTGAGACTGCGGAGATGCCCGGTATCTATCAAAAAGGCGAATATGATGCGGGCGGGGCAGCCATTGGCGCGATCAAACAAGGTGCAACGATATTACCAGACACGGCATCTATGGAGGAAGGAGACGTCCTTCTCGGTATGGCATCGAGCGGTGTCCACTCCAACGGCTTTTCTCTAGTCCGAAGAATTGTCGAGGCACAGGGCATGTCGTACTCGGATACATGCCCATGGAGCAGTGGTGAGAATATCGGAACCGCGCTTCTAACCCCAACAAAGATCTACGTGAAACCGCTCCTAGCTGCGACCAAAGAGGGTCTGATCAAGGGTATGGCCCACATTACTGGCGGCGGTCTACTCGAGAACATTCCTCGCATGCTTCCGAAGACGCTAGCTGCCGAGCTGGATGCGAAATCGTGGCCTCTTCCCGCCGTGTTCAAGTGGCTGAAGAGTGCGGGCCGAATGGAGCATACCGAATTCGCGAGAACCTTTAACACGGGTCTCGGTATGGTACTTGTCGTCAGCCAGGAGAAAGTCCAAAAAACCATAGATCTGTTGCAGAGGGAGAAAGAAGAGGTGTACGTGGTGGGGTGTTTGAAAAAGAAGGTGGATGAGGACTGCATTGTGACAAACATGAATGTTTGGGGTTGA
- a CDS encoding SpoVK, ATPase AAA+ class, whose translation MKLENKDISHHSPDSSDSSEEDSPQQKVKVNSVKHVLVNGKGKPKPYTETENGTKANEDPCDPGMKTGLKHLYSGKEDKKGRFQWQEEIPEDVGDPVENDETAKWALLVRNVKVYNDPRRVLSIHSIVVQSPLLKDMLAGVLKNYPGVTVGLTRLEFSGKFEPLIHRWVELQEAIAKLGGDTEDQRTTKAHAELLKDVLTKEFKTMIDTSQDMKSKRVMTYEHLWTLFQPGVTVFSRQDGQETAMTLVETRYGQDAKGAPCFWATCKYVDWDGARFGTNKINLSVAAYTGTRAITSLRVYPLQFHPEGDAIRTRLIERGAKAEALAGANYTAYQGVAWRQGGFGNKDKYNVKGRIVIDTYGWNRFNPTHSIFVSPLNWKEPTPMSLRNMHGLREYSYGEGNNDDGNEDYEYEEDDCGMPMDGAFADEEDAAKHVPLTDEQKLICSPLLRGYSLKNKLWLNFFVGCVRDIEWQTDAFDRLVLPRNQKELILGFTESQRKFRDTFDDVIEGKGKGMIILLCGPPGVGKTLTSESVAEEMKVPLYMMSAGDLGFDPRKVETKLQDILEMCSRWNAVLLLDEADVFLEQRSLHELERNKLVSIFLRVLEYYEGTMFLTTNRVQTFDPAFQSRIHISLDYPGLTVESRKTVWKNFLESSSQDHEISKAQLTELARMDLNGRQIKNILKIARLLASRKEEKLSLDHITTTMDVTQHLHNETQFSERTKGTLYG comes from the coding sequence ATGAAACTGGAGAATAAAGATATCTCACATCACTCACCGGACTCATCTGACTCATCCGAAGAGGACTCACCTCAGCAGAAGGTCAAGGTTAACAGCGTTAAGCATGTTCTCGTTAATGGCAAAGGAAAACCAAAGCCCTATACAGAGACAGAGAATGGGACCAAGGCCAACGAAGATCCCTGTGACCCGGGCATGAAGACGGGCCTCAAGCACCTCTACTCCGGCAAGGAAGACAAGAAAGGCCGGTTTCAATGGCAAGAGGAGATCCCCGAAGACGTTGGTGATCCAGTGGAAAACGACGAAACTGCGAAATGGGCGCTGCTCGTGCGCAATGTCAAGGTCTACAATGACCCCCGACGTGTCCTGTCTATCCACTCCATCGTCGTTCAGAGCCCGCTACTCAAAGATATGCTCGCTGGTGTACTTAAAAACTATCCTGGCGTCACCGTGGGTCTTACGCGCCTCGAGTTCAGCGGCAAATTCGAACCTCTGATCCATAGATGGGTAGAGCTTCAGGAAGCCATCGCCAAATTGGGCGGGGACACGGAAGATCAGCGCACAACCAAAGCGCATGCAGAACTTCTCAAGGATGTCCTCACCAAGGAGTTCAAGACTATGATCGACACTTCCCAAGATATGAAGAGTAAGCGGGTCATGACATATGAGCATCtctggaccttgttccaGCCTGGAGTGACTGTGTTTTCGAGGCAAGACGGCCAAGAAACAGCCATGACTCTGGTCGAGACACGTTATGGTCAAGATGCCAAGGGCGCTCCTTGCTTCTGGGCGACGTGCAAGTACGTTGATTGGGACGGCGCTAGGTTTGGCACTAACAAGATCAATCTCTCCGTCGCTGCATATACTGGTACTCGCGCCATCACTTCGCTGCGCGTATATCCCCTTCAATTCCATCCAGAAGGCGATGCCATTCGTACGCGTCTTATCGAGCGTGGTGCTAAAGCTGAGGCGCTTGCTGGTGCCAACTATACAGCATACCAAGGTGTCGCTTGGAGGCAGGGCGGGTTTGGAAACAAGGATAAGTACAACGTCAAAGGCCGAATTGTCATCGACACCTATGGCTGGAATCGTTTCAACCCTACCCATTCCATCTTTGTTTCACCGCTCAATTGGAAAGAGCCGACTCCTATGTCACTTCGTAATATGCATGGTCTTCGAGAATATTCATATGGCGAGGGCAATAATGATGATGGTAATGAAGACTATGAATATGAAGAGGACGACTGCGGGATGCCTATGGACGGCGCTTTTGCCGACGAGGAGGACGCTGCTAAGCACGTGCCCTTGACAGACGAACAAAAACTCATCTGCTCTCCACTTCTCCGTGGTTACAGTCTGAAGAACAAGCTCTGGCTCAACTTCTTCGTTGGCTGTGTTAGGGATATCGAATGGCAAACGGATGCCTTTGATCGTCTCGTCTTACCTAGGAACCAAAAAGAGCTGATCCTAGGTTTCACCGAATCTCAACGCAAGTTCCGAGATACCTTTGACGATGTCATAGAAggcaagggcaagggcaTGATTATCCTGCTCTGTGGACCTCCAGGTGTAGGCAAGACTCTCACAAGCGAATCAGTAGCAGAGGAAATGAAGGTCCCTCTTTACATGATGAGCGCTGGAGACCTCGGCTTTGACCCCCGCAAGGTCGAAACAAAACTCCAAGATATCCTCGAAATGTGCAGTCGCTGGAACGCCGTCCTCCTGCTCGACGAAGCAGACGTCTTTCTAGAACAACGTTCCCTTCACGAGCTCGAGCGCAATAAACTCGTCTCCATCTTCCTCCGCGTCCTGGAATACTACGAAGGCACCATGTTCCTCACCACCAACCGCGTCCAAACTTTCGACCCGGCATTTCAGTCGCGCATCCACATCTCGCTCGATTACCCCGGCCTCACCGTCGAATCGCGCAAGACGGTCTGGAAGAACTTTTTGGAGTCATCATCGCAGGATCACGAGATTTCCAAAGCTCAGCTCACGGAGCTCGCGCGTATGGACCTGAATGGTCGCCAGATCAAGAATATTCTCAAGATTGCTAGGTTGCTGGCTAGTCGTAAGGAGGAGAAGCTTAGTCTTGATCATATCACTACTACTATGGATGTTACGCAGCATCTGCATAACGAGACTCAATTCAGCGAGCGTACAAAGGGGACTTTGTATGGGTAG